The Juglans microcarpa x Juglans regia isolate MS1-56 chromosome 2S, Jm3101_v1.0, whole genome shotgun sequence genome has a window encoding:
- the LOC121253400 gene encoding protein FAR1-RELATED SEQUENCE 5-like has translation MSTTQRSESMNAFFYGYVHARTNLKKFVDQFDSALRKKIENENNADFHTFSVTIPCISRSPVEKRFQELYTNVKFREFQQQVMGVLDMDPCLLSEDGVMKRYLVEDEVHVEEFTKLVTYSVNFNVEGCDGKCSCGLFEMRGILCRHILAIFKANGIKLLPDRYILNRWRKDFKRRYTLIHSSYDAGDQRPDGNRYSSLLNICYQMITYATGSNEQFEDAKKKLYSMIDLYRENENQHPPSMTQTGLYGNFCSLFFLSKA, from the coding sequence atgagtacaacccaGCGCAGTGAAAGTATGAATGcttttttttatggttatgtTCATGCGAGGACaaacttgaagaaatttgtCGACCAGTTTGACAGTGCGCTgaggaagaaaattgagaatgaaaacaATGCAGACTTCCACACATTTAGCGTTACCATTCCCTGTATATCTAGATCTCCAGTTGAGAAGAGATTTCAAGAGTTGTACACGAACGTTAAATTTAGGGAATTCCAGCAGCAAGTAATGGGTGTGCTCGATATGGATCCATGTCTACTCAGTGAGGATGGTGTAatgaaaagatatttggtgGAAGATGAAGTTCATGTTGAAGAGTTCACTAAGCTTGTTACATATTCAGTGAACTTCAATGTGGAAGGCTGCGATGGAAAGTGTTCATGTGGGTTATTCGAGATGAGGGGGATACTGTGTAGGCATATTTTAGCCATCTTCAAAGCTAACGGTATAAAGTTATTGCCAGACCGGTACATTTTAAATCGATGGAGGAAGGACTTTAAGAGGAGATACACGTTAATCCACAGTAGCTATGATGCTGGGGATCAGAGGCCAGATGGTAATAGATATTCAAGTTTGCTGAATATATGTTATCAGATGATAACTTATGCAACGGGTTCCAATGAGCAATTCGAAGATGCAAAAAAGAAGTTATATTCAATGATTGACTTGTACCGTGAGAATGAGAATCAACACCCCCCATCTATGACCCAAACAGGTTTGTATGGGAATTTTtgcagtttattttttttaagtaaagcTTGA